Proteins encoded together in one Urocitellus parryii isolate mUroPar1 chromosome 3, mUroPar1.hap1, whole genome shotgun sequence window:
- the Celf5 gene encoding CUGBP Elav-like family member 5 isoform X9, translating into MARPIQVKPADSESRGGDRKLFVGMLNKQQSEEDVLRLFQPFGVIDECTVLRGPDGSSKGCAFVKFSSHTEAQAAIHALHGSQTMPGASSSLVVKFADTDKERTLRRMQQMVGQLGILTPSLTLPFSPYSAYAQALMQQQTTVLSTSGSYLSPGVAFSPCHIQQIGAVSLNGLPATPIAPASGLHSPPLLGTAAVPGLVAPITNGFAGVVPFPGGHPALETVYANGLVPYPAQSPTVAEALHPAFSGVQQYTAMYPTAAITPIAHSVPQPPPLLQQQQREGFVSFDNPASAQTAIQAMNGFQIGTKRLKVQLKRPKDPGHPY; encoded by the exons ATGGCCCGACCGATCCAGGTGAAGCCTGCAGACAGCGAAAGCCGCGGAG GGGACCGGAAGCTGTTCGTGGGGATGCTGAACAAGCAGCAGTCGGAGGAGGACGTGCTGCGGCTGTTCCAGCCCTTCGGGGTCATTGATGAGTGCACCGTGCTCCGGGGGCCTGACGGCAGCAGCAAAG GCTGTGCCTTCGTGAAATTCTCTTCTCACACAGAGGCCCAGGCGGCCATCCACGCCCTCCACGGCAGCCAGACCATGCCG ggagCCTCCTCCAGCCTGGTGGTCAAGTTCGCAGACACCGACAAGGAGAGGACGCTGCGGCGCATGCAGCAGATGGTGGGCCAGCTGGGCATCCTGACGCCGTCCCTCACCCTGCCCTTCAGCCCCTACAGTGCCTACGCCCAGGCT CTCATGCAGCAGCAGACGACTGTGCTGTCCACCTCGGGCAGCTACCTGAGCCCCGGTGTGGCCTTCTCACCCTGCCACATCCAGCAGATCGGTGCCGTCAGCCTTAATGGGCTGCCTGCCACACCCATTGCTCCTGCCTCTG GGCTGCACTCGCCCCCGTTGCTGGGCACGGCTGCTGTGCCTGGCCTCGTGGCTCCCATCACCAATGGCTTCGCAGGTGTGGTGCCCTTTCCTGGTGGGCACCCTGCCCTGGAGACCGTGTATGCCAATGGCCTTGTGCCCTACCCAG CTCAGAGCCCGACGGTGGCTGAAGCGCTCCACCCGGCCTTCTCGGGAGTCCAGCAGTACACAG CCATGTACCCCACCGCGGCCATCACGCCCATCGCGCACAGCGTGCCCCAGCCGCCGCCcctcctgcagcagcagcagcgagaAG GCTTCGTGAGCTTTGACAACCCAGCCAGCGCGCAGACCGCCATCCAGGCCATGAACGGCTTCCAGATCGGCACGAAGAGGCTCAAGGTGCAGCTGAAGCGGCCCAAAGACCC
- the Celf5 gene encoding CUGBP Elav-like family member 5 isoform X7 has protein sequence MARPIQVKPADSESRGGDRKLFVGMLNKQQSEEDVLRLFQPFGVIDECTVLRGPDGSSKGCAFVKFSSHTEAQAAIHALHGSQTMPGASSSLVVKFADTDKERTLRRMQQMVGQLGILTPSLTLPFSPYSAYAQALMQQQTTVLSTSGSYLSPGVAFSPCHIQQIGAVSLNGLPATPIAPASGLHSPPLLGTAAVPGLVAPITNGFAGVVPFPGGHPALETVYANGLVPYPAQSPTVAEALHPAFSGVQQYTAMYPTAAITPIAHSVPQPPPLLQQQQREGPEGCNLFIYHLPQEFGDTELTQMFLPFGFVSFDNPASAQTAIQAMNGFQIGTKRLKVQLKRPKDPGHPY, from the exons ATGGCCCGACCGATCCAGGTGAAGCCTGCAGACAGCGAAAGCCGCGGAG GGGACCGGAAGCTGTTCGTGGGGATGCTGAACAAGCAGCAGTCGGAGGAGGACGTGCTGCGGCTGTTCCAGCCCTTCGGGGTCATTGATGAGTGCACCGTGCTCCGGGGGCCTGACGGCAGCAGCAAAG GCTGTGCCTTCGTGAAATTCTCTTCTCACACAGAGGCCCAGGCGGCCATCCACGCCCTCCACGGCAGCCAGACCATGCCG ggagCCTCCTCCAGCCTGGTGGTCAAGTTCGCAGACACCGACAAGGAGAGGACGCTGCGGCGCATGCAGCAGATGGTGGGCCAGCTGGGCATCCTGACGCCGTCCCTCACCCTGCCCTTCAGCCCCTACAGTGCCTACGCCCAGGCT CTCATGCAGCAGCAGACGACTGTGCTGTCCACCTCGGGCAGCTACCTGAGCCCCGGTGTGGCCTTCTCACCCTGCCACATCCAGCAGATCGGTGCCGTCAGCCTTAATGGGCTGCCTGCCACACCCATTGCTCCTGCCTCTG GGCTGCACTCGCCCCCGTTGCTGGGCACGGCTGCTGTGCCTGGCCTCGTGGCTCCCATCACCAATGGCTTCGCAGGTGTGGTGCCCTTTCCTGGTGGGCACCCTGCCCTGGAGACCGTGTATGCCAATGGCCTTGTGCCCTACCCAG CTCAGAGCCCGACGGTGGCTGAAGCGCTCCACCCGGCCTTCTCGGGAGTCCAGCAGTACACAG CCATGTACCCCACCGCGGCCATCACGCCCATCGCGCACAGCGTGCCCCAGCCGCCGCCcctcctgcagcagcagcagcgagaAG GTCCCGAAGGCTGTAACCTGTTTATCTACCACCTCCCCCAGGAGTTTGGAGACACGGAGCTGACCCAGATGTTCCTGCCCTTCG GCTTCGTGAGCTTTGACAACCCAGCCAGCGCGCAGACCGCCATCCAGGCCATGAACGGCTTCCAGATCGGCACGAAGAGGCTCAAGGTGCAGCTGAAGCGGCCCAAAGACCC
- the Celf5 gene encoding CUGBP Elav-like family member 5 isoform X2, with translation MARPIQVKPADSESRGGDRKLFVGMLNKQQSEEDVLRLFQPFGVIDECTVLRGPDGSSKGCAFVKFSSHTEAQAAIHALHGSQTMPGASSSLVVKFADTDKERTLRRMQQMVGQLGILTPSLTLPFSPYSAYAQALMQQQTTVLSTSGSYLSPGVAFSPCHIQQIGAVSLNGLPATPIAPASGLHSPPLLGTAAVPGLVAPITNGFAGVVPFPGGHPALETVYANGLVPYPAQSPTVAEALHPAFSGVQQYTAMYPTAAITPIAHSVPQPPPLLQQQQREGPEGCNLFIYHLPQEFGDTELTQMFLPFGNIISSKVFMDRATNQSKCFGFVSFDNPASAQTAIQAMNGFQIGTKRLKVQLKRPKDPGHPY, from the exons ATGGCCCGACCGATCCAGGTGAAGCCTGCAGACAGCGAAAGCCGCGGAG GGGACCGGAAGCTGTTCGTGGGGATGCTGAACAAGCAGCAGTCGGAGGAGGACGTGCTGCGGCTGTTCCAGCCCTTCGGGGTCATTGATGAGTGCACCGTGCTCCGGGGGCCTGACGGCAGCAGCAAAG GCTGTGCCTTCGTGAAATTCTCTTCTCACACAGAGGCCCAGGCGGCCATCCACGCCCTCCACGGCAGCCAGACCATGCCG ggagCCTCCTCCAGCCTGGTGGTCAAGTTCGCAGACACCGACAAGGAGAGGACGCTGCGGCGCATGCAGCAGATGGTGGGCCAGCTGGGCATCCTGACGCCGTCCCTCACCCTGCCCTTCAGCCCCTACAGTGCCTACGCCCAGGCT CTCATGCAGCAGCAGACGACTGTGCTGTCCACCTCGGGCAGCTACCTGAGCCCCGGTGTGGCCTTCTCACCCTGCCACATCCAGCAGATCGGTGCCGTCAGCCTTAATGGGCTGCCTGCCACACCCATTGCTCCTGCCTCTG GGCTGCACTCGCCCCCGTTGCTGGGCACGGCTGCTGTGCCTGGCCTCGTGGCTCCCATCACCAATGGCTTCGCAGGTGTGGTGCCCTTTCCTGGTGGGCACCCTGCCCTGGAGACCGTGTATGCCAATGGCCTTGTGCCCTACCCAG CTCAGAGCCCGACGGTGGCTGAAGCGCTCCACCCGGCCTTCTCGGGAGTCCAGCAGTACACAG CCATGTACCCCACCGCGGCCATCACGCCCATCGCGCACAGCGTGCCCCAGCCGCCGCCcctcctgcagcagcagcagcgagaAG GTCCCGAAGGCTGTAACCTGTTTATCTACCACCTCCCCCAGGAGTTTGGAGACACGGAGCTGACCCAGATGTTCCTGCCCTTCGGCAATATCATCTCCTCCAAGGTGTTTATGGATCGGGCCACCAACCAGAGCAAGTGTTTCG GCTTCGTGAGCTTTGACAACCCAGCCAGCGCGCAGACCGCCATCCAGGCCATGAACGGCTTCCAGATCGGCACGAAGAGGCTCAAGGTGCAGCTGAAGCGGCCCAAAGACCC
- the Celf5 gene encoding CUGBP Elav-like family member 5 isoform X6, which yields MARPIQVKPADSESRGGDRKLFVGMLNKQQSEEDVLRLFQPFGVIDECTVLRGPDGSSKGCAFVKFSSHTEAQAAIHALHGSQTMPGASSSLVVKFADTDKERTLRRMQQMVGQLGILTPSLTLPFSPYSAYAQALMQQQTTVLSTSGSYLSPGVAFSPCHIQQIGAVSLNGLPATPIAPASGLHSPPLLGTAAVPGLVAPITNGFAGVVPFPGGHPALETVYANGLVPYPAQSPTVAEALHPAFSGVQQYTGPAMYPTAAITPIAHSVPQPPPLLQQQQREGPEGCNLFIYHLPQEFGDTELTQMFLPFGFVSFDNPASAQTAIQAMNGFQIGTKRLKVQLKRPKDPGHPY from the exons ATGGCCCGACCGATCCAGGTGAAGCCTGCAGACAGCGAAAGCCGCGGAG GGGACCGGAAGCTGTTCGTGGGGATGCTGAACAAGCAGCAGTCGGAGGAGGACGTGCTGCGGCTGTTCCAGCCCTTCGGGGTCATTGATGAGTGCACCGTGCTCCGGGGGCCTGACGGCAGCAGCAAAG GCTGTGCCTTCGTGAAATTCTCTTCTCACACAGAGGCCCAGGCGGCCATCCACGCCCTCCACGGCAGCCAGACCATGCCG ggagCCTCCTCCAGCCTGGTGGTCAAGTTCGCAGACACCGACAAGGAGAGGACGCTGCGGCGCATGCAGCAGATGGTGGGCCAGCTGGGCATCCTGACGCCGTCCCTCACCCTGCCCTTCAGCCCCTACAGTGCCTACGCCCAGGCT CTCATGCAGCAGCAGACGACTGTGCTGTCCACCTCGGGCAGCTACCTGAGCCCCGGTGTGGCCTTCTCACCCTGCCACATCCAGCAGATCGGTGCCGTCAGCCTTAATGGGCTGCCTGCCACACCCATTGCTCCTGCCTCTG GGCTGCACTCGCCCCCGTTGCTGGGCACGGCTGCTGTGCCTGGCCTCGTGGCTCCCATCACCAATGGCTTCGCAGGTGTGGTGCCCTTTCCTGGTGGGCACCCTGCCCTGGAGACCGTGTATGCCAATGGCCTTGTGCCCTACCCAG CTCAGAGCCCGACGGTGGCTGAAGCGCTCCACCCGGCCTTCTCGGGAGTCCAGCAGTACACAG GCCCAG CCATGTACCCCACCGCGGCCATCACGCCCATCGCGCACAGCGTGCCCCAGCCGCCGCCcctcctgcagcagcagcagcgagaAG GTCCCGAAGGCTGTAACCTGTTTATCTACCACCTCCCCCAGGAGTTTGGAGACACGGAGCTGACCCAGATGTTCCTGCCCTTCG GCTTCGTGAGCTTTGACAACCCAGCCAGCGCGCAGACCGCCATCCAGGCCATGAACGGCTTCCAGATCGGCACGAAGAGGCTCAAGGTGCAGCTGAAGCGGCCCAAAGACCC
- the Celf5 gene encoding CUGBP Elav-like family member 5 isoform X1 encodes MARPIQVKPADSESRGGRDRKLFVGMLNKQQSEEDVLRLFQPFGVIDECTVLRGPDGSSKGCAFVKFSSHTEAQAAIHALHGSQTMPGASSSLVVKFADTDKERTLRRMQQMVGQLGILTPSLTLPFSPYSAYAQALMQQQTTVLSTSGSYLSPGVAFSPCHIQQIGAVSLNGLPATPIAPASGLHSPPLLGTAAVPGLVAPITNGFAGVVPFPGGHPALETVYANGLVPYPAQSPTVAEALHPAFSGVQQYTAMYPTAAITPIAHSVPQPPPLLQQQQREGPEGCNLFIYHLPQEFGDTELTQMFLPFGNIISSKVFMDRATNQSKCFGFVSFDNPASAQTAIQAMNGFQIGTKRLKVQLKRPKDPGHPY; translated from the exons ATGGCCCGACCGATCCAGGTGAAGCCTGCAGACAGCGAAAGCCGCGGAGGTA GGGACCGGAAGCTGTTCGTGGGGATGCTGAACAAGCAGCAGTCGGAGGAGGACGTGCTGCGGCTGTTCCAGCCCTTCGGGGTCATTGATGAGTGCACCGTGCTCCGGGGGCCTGACGGCAGCAGCAAAG GCTGTGCCTTCGTGAAATTCTCTTCTCACACAGAGGCCCAGGCGGCCATCCACGCCCTCCACGGCAGCCAGACCATGCCG ggagCCTCCTCCAGCCTGGTGGTCAAGTTCGCAGACACCGACAAGGAGAGGACGCTGCGGCGCATGCAGCAGATGGTGGGCCAGCTGGGCATCCTGACGCCGTCCCTCACCCTGCCCTTCAGCCCCTACAGTGCCTACGCCCAGGCT CTCATGCAGCAGCAGACGACTGTGCTGTCCACCTCGGGCAGCTACCTGAGCCCCGGTGTGGCCTTCTCACCCTGCCACATCCAGCAGATCGGTGCCGTCAGCCTTAATGGGCTGCCTGCCACACCCATTGCTCCTGCCTCTG GGCTGCACTCGCCCCCGTTGCTGGGCACGGCTGCTGTGCCTGGCCTCGTGGCTCCCATCACCAATGGCTTCGCAGGTGTGGTGCCCTTTCCTGGTGGGCACCCTGCCCTGGAGACCGTGTATGCCAATGGCCTTGTGCCCTACCCAG CTCAGAGCCCGACGGTGGCTGAAGCGCTCCACCCGGCCTTCTCGGGAGTCCAGCAGTACACAG CCATGTACCCCACCGCGGCCATCACGCCCATCGCGCACAGCGTGCCCCAGCCGCCGCCcctcctgcagcagcagcagcgagaAG GTCCCGAAGGCTGTAACCTGTTTATCTACCACCTCCCCCAGGAGTTTGGAGACACGGAGCTGACCCAGATGTTCCTGCCCTTCGGCAATATCATCTCCTCCAAGGTGTTTATGGATCGGGCCACCAACCAGAGCAAGTGTTTCG GCTTCGTGAGCTTTGACAACCCAGCCAGCGCGCAGACCGCCATCCAGGCCATGAACGGCTTCCAGATCGGCACGAAGAGGCTCAAGGTGCAGCTGAAGCGGCCCAAAGACCC
- the Celf5 gene encoding CUGBP Elav-like family member 5 isoform X4, which translates to MARPIQVKPADSESRGGSSCLGREPLSHRKLFVGMLNKQQSEEDVLRLFQPFGVIDECTVLRGPDGSSKGCAFVKFSSHTEAQAAIHALHGSQTMPGASSSLVVKFADTDKERTLRRMQQMVGQLGILTPSLTLPFSPYSAYAQALMQQQTTVLSTSGSYLSPGVAFSPCHIQQIGAVSLNGLPATPIAPASGLHSPPLLGTAAVPGLVAPITNGFAGVVPFPGGHPALETVYANGLVPYPAQSPTVAEALHPAFSGVQQYTGPAMYPTAAITPIAHSVPQPPPLLQQQQREGPEGCNLFIYHLPQEFGDTELTQMFLPFGFVSFDNPASAQTAIQAMNGFQIGTKRLKVQLKRPKDPGHPY; encoded by the exons ATGGCCCGACCGATCCAGGTGAAGCCTGCAGACAGCGAAAGCCGCGGAGGTAGTT CCTGTCTGGGTCGGGAACCGCTTTCAC ACCGGAAGCTGTTCGTGGGGATGCTGAACAAGCAGCAGTCGGAGGAGGACGTGCTGCGGCTGTTCCAGCCCTTCGGGGTCATTGATGAGTGCACCGTGCTCCGGGGGCCTGACGGCAGCAGCAAAG GCTGTGCCTTCGTGAAATTCTCTTCTCACACAGAGGCCCAGGCGGCCATCCACGCCCTCCACGGCAGCCAGACCATGCCG ggagCCTCCTCCAGCCTGGTGGTCAAGTTCGCAGACACCGACAAGGAGAGGACGCTGCGGCGCATGCAGCAGATGGTGGGCCAGCTGGGCATCCTGACGCCGTCCCTCACCCTGCCCTTCAGCCCCTACAGTGCCTACGCCCAGGCT CTCATGCAGCAGCAGACGACTGTGCTGTCCACCTCGGGCAGCTACCTGAGCCCCGGTGTGGCCTTCTCACCCTGCCACATCCAGCAGATCGGTGCCGTCAGCCTTAATGGGCTGCCTGCCACACCCATTGCTCCTGCCTCTG GGCTGCACTCGCCCCCGTTGCTGGGCACGGCTGCTGTGCCTGGCCTCGTGGCTCCCATCACCAATGGCTTCGCAGGTGTGGTGCCCTTTCCTGGTGGGCACCCTGCCCTGGAGACCGTGTATGCCAATGGCCTTGTGCCCTACCCAG CTCAGAGCCCGACGGTGGCTGAAGCGCTCCACCCGGCCTTCTCGGGAGTCCAGCAGTACACAG GCCCAG CCATGTACCCCACCGCGGCCATCACGCCCATCGCGCACAGCGTGCCCCAGCCGCCGCCcctcctgcagcagcagcagcgagaAG GTCCCGAAGGCTGTAACCTGTTTATCTACCACCTCCCCCAGGAGTTTGGAGACACGGAGCTGACCCAGATGTTCCTGCCCTTCG GCTTCGTGAGCTTTGACAACCCAGCCAGCGCGCAGACCGCCATCCAGGCCATGAACGGCTTCCAGATCGGCACGAAGAGGCTCAAGGTGCAGCTGAAGCGGCCCAAAGACCC
- the Celf5 gene encoding CUGBP Elav-like family member 5 isoform X3 codes for MARPIQVKPADSESRGGSSCLGREPLSHRKLFVGMLNKQQSEEDVLRLFQPFGVIDECTVLRGPDGSSKGCAFVKFSSHTEAQAAIHALHGSQTMPGASSSLVVKFADTDKERTLRRMQQMVGQLGILTPSLTLPFSPYSAYAQALMQQQTTVLSTSGSYLSPGVAFSPCHIQQIGAVSLNGLPATPIAPASGLHSPPLLGTAAVPGLVAPITNGFAGVVPFPGGHPALETVYANGLVPYPAQSPTVAEALHPAFSGVQQYTGREAARPMYPTAAITPIAHSVPQPPPLLQQQQREGPEGCNLFIYHLPQEFGDTELTQMFLPFGFVSFDNPASAQTAIQAMNGFQIGTKRLKVQLKRPKDPGHPY; via the exons ATGGCCCGACCGATCCAGGTGAAGCCTGCAGACAGCGAAAGCCGCGGAGGTAGTT CCTGTCTGGGTCGGGAACCGCTTTCAC ACCGGAAGCTGTTCGTGGGGATGCTGAACAAGCAGCAGTCGGAGGAGGACGTGCTGCGGCTGTTCCAGCCCTTCGGGGTCATTGATGAGTGCACCGTGCTCCGGGGGCCTGACGGCAGCAGCAAAG GCTGTGCCTTCGTGAAATTCTCTTCTCACACAGAGGCCCAGGCGGCCATCCACGCCCTCCACGGCAGCCAGACCATGCCG ggagCCTCCTCCAGCCTGGTGGTCAAGTTCGCAGACACCGACAAGGAGAGGACGCTGCGGCGCATGCAGCAGATGGTGGGCCAGCTGGGCATCCTGACGCCGTCCCTCACCCTGCCCTTCAGCCCCTACAGTGCCTACGCCCAGGCT CTCATGCAGCAGCAGACGACTGTGCTGTCCACCTCGGGCAGCTACCTGAGCCCCGGTGTGGCCTTCTCACCCTGCCACATCCAGCAGATCGGTGCCGTCAGCCTTAATGGGCTGCCTGCCACACCCATTGCTCCTGCCTCTG GGCTGCACTCGCCCCCGTTGCTGGGCACGGCTGCTGTGCCTGGCCTCGTGGCTCCCATCACCAATGGCTTCGCAGGTGTGGTGCCCTTTCCTGGTGGGCACCCTGCCCTGGAGACCGTGTATGCCAATGGCCTTGTGCCCTACCCAG CTCAGAGCCCGACGGTGGCTGAAGCGCTCCACCCGGCCTTCTCGGGAGTCCAGCAGTACACAGGTAGGGAGGCAGCCCGGC CCATGTACCCCACCGCGGCCATCACGCCCATCGCGCACAGCGTGCCCCAGCCGCCGCCcctcctgcagcagcagcagcgagaAG GTCCCGAAGGCTGTAACCTGTTTATCTACCACCTCCCCCAGGAGTTTGGAGACACGGAGCTGACCCAGATGTTCCTGCCCTTCG GCTTCGTGAGCTTTGACAACCCAGCCAGCGCGCAGACCGCCATCCAGGCCATGAACGGCTTCCAGATCGGCACGAAGAGGCTCAAGGTGCAGCTGAAGCGGCCCAAAGACCC
- the Celf5 gene encoding CUGBP Elav-like family member 5 isoform X5, whose translation MARPIQVKPADSESRGGDRKLFVGMLNKQQSEEDVLRLFQPFGVIDECTVLRGPDGSSKGCAFVKFSSHTEAQAAIHALHGSQTMPGASSSLVVKFADTDKERTLRRMQQMVGQLGILTPSLTLPFSPYSAYAQALMQQQTTVLSTSGSYLSPGVAFSPCHIQQIGAVSLNGLPATPIAPASGLHSPPLLGTAAVPGLVAPITNGFAGVVPFPGGHPALETVYANGLVPYPAQSPTVAEALHPAFSGVQQYTGREAARPMYPTAAITPIAHSVPQPPPLLQQQQREGPEGCNLFIYHLPQEFGDTELTQMFLPFGFVSFDNPASAQTAIQAMNGFQIGTKRLKVQLKRPKDPGHPY comes from the exons ATGGCCCGACCGATCCAGGTGAAGCCTGCAGACAGCGAAAGCCGCGGAG GGGACCGGAAGCTGTTCGTGGGGATGCTGAACAAGCAGCAGTCGGAGGAGGACGTGCTGCGGCTGTTCCAGCCCTTCGGGGTCATTGATGAGTGCACCGTGCTCCGGGGGCCTGACGGCAGCAGCAAAG GCTGTGCCTTCGTGAAATTCTCTTCTCACACAGAGGCCCAGGCGGCCATCCACGCCCTCCACGGCAGCCAGACCATGCCG ggagCCTCCTCCAGCCTGGTGGTCAAGTTCGCAGACACCGACAAGGAGAGGACGCTGCGGCGCATGCAGCAGATGGTGGGCCAGCTGGGCATCCTGACGCCGTCCCTCACCCTGCCCTTCAGCCCCTACAGTGCCTACGCCCAGGCT CTCATGCAGCAGCAGACGACTGTGCTGTCCACCTCGGGCAGCTACCTGAGCCCCGGTGTGGCCTTCTCACCCTGCCACATCCAGCAGATCGGTGCCGTCAGCCTTAATGGGCTGCCTGCCACACCCATTGCTCCTGCCTCTG GGCTGCACTCGCCCCCGTTGCTGGGCACGGCTGCTGTGCCTGGCCTCGTGGCTCCCATCACCAATGGCTTCGCAGGTGTGGTGCCCTTTCCTGGTGGGCACCCTGCCCTGGAGACCGTGTATGCCAATGGCCTTGTGCCCTACCCAG CTCAGAGCCCGACGGTGGCTGAAGCGCTCCACCCGGCCTTCTCGGGAGTCCAGCAGTACACAGGTAGGGAGGCAGCCCGGC CCATGTACCCCACCGCGGCCATCACGCCCATCGCGCACAGCGTGCCCCAGCCGCCGCCcctcctgcagcagcagcagcgagaAG GTCCCGAAGGCTGTAACCTGTTTATCTACCACCTCCCCCAGGAGTTTGGAGACACGGAGCTGACCCAGATGTTCCTGCCCTTCG GCTTCGTGAGCTTTGACAACCCAGCCAGCGCGCAGACCGCCATCCAGGCCATGAACGGCTTCCAGATCGGCACGAAGAGGCTCAAGGTGCAGCTGAAGCGGCCCAAAGACCC
- the Celf5 gene encoding CUGBP Elav-like family member 5 isoform X8, with the protein MARPIQVKPADSESRGGDRKLFVGMLNKQQSEEDVLRLFQPFGVIDECTVLRGPDGSSKGCAFVKFSSHTEAQAAIHALHGSQTMPGASSSLVVKFADTDKERTLRRMQQMVGQLGILTPSLTLPFSPYSAYAQALMQQQTTVLSTSGSYLSPGVAFSPCHIQQIGAVSLNGLPATPIAPASGLHSPPLLGTAAVPGLVAPITNGFAGVVPFPGGHPALETVYANGLVPYPAQSPTVAEALHPAFSGVQQYTGPAMYPTAAITPIAHSVPQPPPLLQQQQREGFVSFDNPASAQTAIQAMNGFQIGTKRLKVQLKRPKDPGHPY; encoded by the exons ATGGCCCGACCGATCCAGGTGAAGCCTGCAGACAGCGAAAGCCGCGGAG GGGACCGGAAGCTGTTCGTGGGGATGCTGAACAAGCAGCAGTCGGAGGAGGACGTGCTGCGGCTGTTCCAGCCCTTCGGGGTCATTGATGAGTGCACCGTGCTCCGGGGGCCTGACGGCAGCAGCAAAG GCTGTGCCTTCGTGAAATTCTCTTCTCACACAGAGGCCCAGGCGGCCATCCACGCCCTCCACGGCAGCCAGACCATGCCG ggagCCTCCTCCAGCCTGGTGGTCAAGTTCGCAGACACCGACAAGGAGAGGACGCTGCGGCGCATGCAGCAGATGGTGGGCCAGCTGGGCATCCTGACGCCGTCCCTCACCCTGCCCTTCAGCCCCTACAGTGCCTACGCCCAGGCT CTCATGCAGCAGCAGACGACTGTGCTGTCCACCTCGGGCAGCTACCTGAGCCCCGGTGTGGCCTTCTCACCCTGCCACATCCAGCAGATCGGTGCCGTCAGCCTTAATGGGCTGCCTGCCACACCCATTGCTCCTGCCTCTG GGCTGCACTCGCCCCCGTTGCTGGGCACGGCTGCTGTGCCTGGCCTCGTGGCTCCCATCACCAATGGCTTCGCAGGTGTGGTGCCCTTTCCTGGTGGGCACCCTGCCCTGGAGACCGTGTATGCCAATGGCCTTGTGCCCTACCCAG CTCAGAGCCCGACGGTGGCTGAAGCGCTCCACCCGGCCTTCTCGGGAGTCCAGCAGTACACAG GCCCAG CCATGTACCCCACCGCGGCCATCACGCCCATCGCGCACAGCGTGCCCCAGCCGCCGCCcctcctgcagcagcagcagcgagaAG GCTTCGTGAGCTTTGACAACCCAGCCAGCGCGCAGACCGCCATCCAGGCCATGAACGGCTTCCAGATCGGCACGAAGAGGCTCAAGGTGCAGCTGAAGCGGCCCAAAGACCC